A genomic stretch from Bacteroidales bacterium includes:
- a CDS encoding MBL fold metallo-hydrolase gives MNMQIYSMQFNDFLVNTYIVIKDNKCLIIDPGCYGVDEQKKFTALLTKYHLSPVAVLITHPHLDHMMGVPFLTDSYSIPTYIHQAGLELYQQVHTWSSFFGINIPKMPEPVCFVQDQMLIDSFAFNTLYVPGHADGSVCYFFPEIQSLFTGDVLFAGSIGRTDLPTGNYDVLMNSLRLLIESIPPETKVYPGHGPSTTLKEEIQTNPFLTDLM, from the coding sequence ATGAATATGCAAATTTATTCTATGCAATTTAATGACTTTTTGGTAAATACATACATCGTTATAAAGGACAATAAATGTTTAATCATTGATCCTGGTTGTTATGGTGTGGATGAACAAAAAAAATTCACAGCACTTTTAACCAAATATCATTTATCTCCAGTGGCTGTTCTTATCACTCATCCACATCTCGATCATATGATGGGAGTACCTTTTCTTACGGATAGCTATAGCATACCTACTTATATTCATCAAGCCGGATTGGAACTTTACCAACAAGTACATACGTGGTCTTCTTTTTTTGGCATCAACATACCTAAAATGCCAGAACCTGTGTGTTTTGTCCAGGATCAGATGTTGATCGATTCCTTTGCTTTTAATACACTTTATGTTCCAGGTCATGCTGATGGATCGGTATGTTATTTCTTTCCAGAAATTCAAAGTCTTTTTACGGGTGATGTTCTTTTTGCAGGTTCCATAGGAAGAACCGATCTGCCCACTGGGAATTACGATGTGTTGATGAATTCTCTCCGACTTTTAATTGAATCAATTCCTCCAGAAACAAAAGTTTATCCAGGACATGGACCTTCGACCACCTTAAAAGAAGAAATTCAAACCAATCCTTTTCTTACTGATCTTATGTGA
- a CDS encoding DUF5686 and carboxypeptidase regulatory-like domain-containing protein has protein sequence MRYLFFLWGIGVYMLMQGQTIRILGHVRDSLTGDPIPFANVMLKGTNVGAITDFDGDFRIETSVNADTLVVSYLGYKKKLVPIKMQFQEITIYLVPTDYMLKEVVILPGENPAIPILKKVLANKKRNSFERIRFYEVEVYNKLEVDINNINNEKKSPRLLKPFEWVLDYADTSLENGTVYLPLFISESVSKLYYRYFPRSKREFIEAVKISGIENQSVSQFLGNMYQEINIYDNFITILDKNFVSPIADVAQLYYKYYLVDSMYVDSIWCYKIMFKPRREQELTFSGTFWVATPSYAIKKVEMKISSEANINFINALFIQQHFTAIQDSSVWVPTREQVIVDFNLFQNNQKIISGFFARKNTYYRNYVIGQPREDEFYLNPNKVIFLPDFMEKSSEYWDKIRPDTLSAREKQIYSMVDSLKKHPVFKFYYNLVQTFSSGFYPLLYVEIGPYASLVSFNAIEGTRMRVGGRTSPNFSKKLRLWAYSAYGTKDKDFKYAGGFLYVFKKNPRRTLSFNYKHDYEQLGISPSGFREDFILATLFTRQSLSKLTMVNQWRLQNEYEWFPGFMTTFRFVNREIFSLDNQPFSFLEGTQENLTNSEITFVLRLAYKEKFLYNDFNRMSMGSTFPIIQFQYSRGVKDLFHGDFSYHKLQFSWNDWFNVGNLGWSKYIIEAGKIFGRLPYPFLFIHPGNETYFLDETAFNMMNYFEFISDSWISFYYIHRFDGLFLNYFPLLKKLKWRELIWVKGLAGTMSQKNLSFSSFPTYTYTLSKPYFEAGIGIENIFKFFRIDGVWRFSYLDHPRVSRFQPFFTVQAFF, from the coding sequence ATGAGATATTTATTTTTTTTATGGGGAATAGGGGTTTACATGTTGATGCAGGGTCAAACCATTCGCATCCTTGGTCATGTACGTGATTCACTAACAGGAGATCCTATTCCTTTTGCTAATGTCATGCTTAAAGGAACTAATGTGGGTGCCATTACTGACTTCGATGGCGATTTCAGAATCGAAACTTCTGTCAATGCCGATACTTTGGTTGTAAGTTATTTAGGATACAAAAAGAAGTTAGTTCCAATTAAAATGCAATTTCAGGAAATAACCATATATTTAGTGCCTACCGATTATATGCTCAAGGAAGTTGTCATTCTTCCAGGCGAAAATCCAGCCATACCAATTCTTAAAAAAGTTTTAGCAAACAAAAAAAGAAATTCATTCGAACGAATACGTTTTTACGAAGTCGAAGTATACAACAAACTTGAAGTTGACATTAATAACATCAATAATGAAAAGAAAAGTCCACGCCTTCTTAAACCGTTTGAATGGGTGTTAGATTATGCTGATACTTCGTTGGAGAATGGAACAGTTTATCTTCCTCTTTTCATTTCCGAAAGTGTTTCGAAACTATATTATCGTTATTTTCCACGATCAAAGCGGGAATTCATAGAAGCTGTTAAGATATCCGGTATAGAAAATCAGAGTGTCTCTCAGTTTCTCGGAAACATGTATCAGGAAATTAATATTTACGATAATTTCATTACTATTTTGGATAAAAATTTTGTTTCCCCCATTGCTGATGTGGCACAATTGTATTACAAATACTACCTGGTTGATAGTATGTATGTAGATAGTATTTGGTGTTATAAAATTATGTTCAAACCCCGGAGAGAGCAAGAATTGACTTTTAGTGGTACGTTTTGGGTGGCCACCCCATCTTATGCCATTAAAAAAGTTGAAATGAAAATTTCTTCTGAGGCAAATATCAATTTTATCAACGCACTTTTTATTCAGCAACATTTTACCGCCATTCAAGATTCATCTGTATGGGTCCCTACTCGTGAGCAAGTTATTGTTGATTTTAATCTTTTTCAGAATAATCAAAAAATAATTTCTGGTTTTTTTGCACGAAAAAATACATATTATCGAAATTATGTCATTGGGCAGCCTCGTGAAGACGAATTTTATCTCAACCCTAATAAAGTTATTTTTTTGCCAGATTTCATGGAAAAATCTTCTGAATACTGGGACAAAATAAGACCTGATACGTTATCAGCTCGTGAAAAACAAATTTATTCAATGGTCGACAGTCTTAAAAAACATCCGGTTTTTAAATTTTACTACAATCTCGTCCAGACTTTTTCAAGTGGTTTCTATCCATTGCTTTATGTTGAAATAGGCCCCTATGCTTCTCTTGTAAGTTTTAATGCCATAGAAGGAACACGTATGCGTGTGGGCGGACGTACTTCTCCAAATTTTTCTAAGAAATTGCGACTATGGGCTTATTCAGCTTACGGGACAAAAGACAAGGATTTTAAGTATGCCGGTGGATTTTTATATGTTTTTAAGAAAAATCCTCGTCGTACGCTCAGTTTTAATTATAAGCATGATTATGAACAACTTGGAATTAGTCCTTCTGGTTTCAGAGAAGATTTCATACTTGCAACGCTTTTCACTCGTCAGTCATTGAGCAAACTAACCATGGTCAATCAATGGCGTTTACAAAACGAATACGAGTGGTTTCCAGGATTTATGACCACTTTTCGTTTTGTGAACAGAGAAATTTTTTCTCTCGACAATCAACCTTTTTCATTTTTGGAGGGTACTCAAGAAAACTTAACTAACAGCGAAATCACTTTTGTCCTACGTCTTGCTTATAAAGAGAAGTTTCTATATAACGATTTTAACCGGATGAGCATGGGATCTACTTTTCCAATTATTCAATTTCAATACAGTCGTGGTGTGAAAGATTTATTTCATGGAGATTTTTCTTATCATAAGTTACAATTTTCATGGAATGATTGGTTTAATGTTGGAAACTTGGGTTGGTCAAAGTATATCATTGAAGCTGGAAAAATTTTTGGACGATTACCTTACCCTTTTCTCTTTATTCATCCTGGAAATGAAACATATTTTCTCGATGAGACGGCTTTCAACATGATGAATTATTTTGAATTTATTTCAGATTCCTGGATTAGTTTCTATTATATACATCGATTCGATGGTTTATTTTTAAACTATTTTCCTTTGTTAAAAAAGTTAAAATGGCGTGAATTAATTTGGGTAAAAGGGTTAGCTGGTACCATGTCTCAAAAAAATCTCTCCTTTTCAAGTTTTCCAACATATACTTATACTTTATCTAAGCCTTATTTTGAGGCAGGTATAGGTATTGAAAATATTTTTAAGTTTTTCCGTATAGATGGGGTGTGGAGGTTCTCATACCTAGATCATCCTCGTGTTTCTCGTTTTCAGCCGTTTTTCACTGTTCAGGCATTTTTCTGA
- the aspS gene encoding aspartate--tRNA ligase: MYRSHTCGELRLKDVGKKVVLAGWVHHIRSFGNFIFIDLRDHYGTTQLVFLPEINEVLFEEAKKLGREFVIQVEGKVRERINKNPHLPTGDIEVEVISLRVLSAAQTPPFTIEIDTDGNEELRLRYRYLDLRRKPLHDAMVFRHEVALEIRNYLSNQGFIEIETPFLIRSTPEGARDFVVPSRLHPGHFYSLPQSPQQYKQILMIAGFDKYFQLVRCFRDEDLRADRQPEFTQIDCEMAFVDQEIVMQTFEQMIKHLFKRILNIDLEDFPRIPYEIAMRKYGTDKPDLRFDMQLIEITDVAKGQQFLIFDQADHIIGLVLQGQAQLPRKKIDQLNDWTKRPQVGGKGFVWIKWNEDGSFKCSVSSFSEEFIRTILEKISAKPGDIAFLFAGSYPDVFKVAGSLRLHLAQEFDLIPEKSYKGIWITDFPLLEWDEEEQRFVAMHHPFTSPRQEDEHLLEIDPARVKANSYDMVINGVEVGGGSIRIHDAALQERMFKALGLSKKDIEEQFGFFLEAFQYGVPPHGGIAFGFDRIISLMLNTPSIRDVIAFPKNNAGKELMSNAPSPISERQLKELHIAISNQKT; encoded by the coding sequence ATGTATAGATCACATACTTGTGGGGAATTACGTCTAAAGGATGTAGGAAAAAAAGTAGTATTGGCTGGATGGGTTCATCACATTCGATCTTTTGGGAATTTTATTTTTATTGATTTACGTGATCATTACGGTACCACACAACTGGTTTTCTTGCCCGAAATTAACGAAGTCCTTTTCGAAGAAGCCAAAAAACTGGGACGAGAATTTGTCATTCAAGTCGAAGGAAAGGTAAGAGAAAGAATTAATAAAAATCCTCACCTTCCCACAGGCGACATTGAGGTGGAAGTGATTTCTCTCAGAGTTCTTTCAGCCGCTCAAACCCCGCCTTTTACCATCGAAATCGATACAGATGGAAACGAAGAATTGAGACTCCGATACAGATATTTGGACCTACGTCGTAAACCTCTTCATGATGCCATGGTTTTCAGGCACGAGGTTGCTCTTGAAATAAGAAATTACCTTTCAAACCAAGGTTTCATAGAAATAGAAACTCCATTTCTGATACGTAGTACACCCGAAGGAGCTCGTGACTTTGTTGTACCTTCACGTTTACATCCTGGACATTTCTATTCTCTTCCGCAATCTCCTCAGCAGTACAAACAAATTTTAATGATTGCTGGATTTGACAAATATTTTCAACTCGTTCGCTGTTTCAGGGATGAAGATCTGAGAGCTGACCGTCAACCAGAATTTACTCAGATCGACTGTGAAATGGCATTTGTAGATCAAGAGATTGTAATGCAGACTTTCGAACAAATGATAAAACATCTTTTTAAACGTATTTTAAATATTGATCTTGAAGATTTTCCAAGAATTCCATATGAAATTGCTATGCGGAAATATGGAACTGATAAACCTGACTTACGATTTGACATGCAGCTTATAGAAATTACTGATGTAGCAAAAGGACAACAATTTCTCATTTTTGATCAAGCAGATCACATCATTGGGTTAGTTCTCCAAGGACAAGCTCAACTACCCAGAAAGAAAATTGATCAGTTAAACGATTGGACAAAGCGTCCACAAGTAGGCGGTAAAGGTTTTGTGTGGATCAAATGGAATGAAGACGGAAGTTTCAAGTGCTCAGTATCAAGTTTTTCAGAAGAATTTATCAGAACAATATTAGAAAAAATTAGTGCGAAACCTGGTGACATTGCTTTTCTTTTTGCCGGAAGTTATCCCGATGTTTTCAAAGTAGCTGGGAGCCTACGATTACACCTTGCCCAAGAATTTGATCTCATACCAGAAAAATCTTATAAAGGGATATGGATAACAGATTTTCCTTTGCTTGAATGGGATGAAGAAGAACAACGCTTCGTTGCCATGCACCATCCTTTCACTTCACCACGACAAGAAGACGAGCATCTTTTGGAAATAGATCCTGCCCGAGTAAAAGCCAATTCGTACGACATGGTTATCAATGGCGTGGAAGTCGGCGGAGGGAGTATTCGAATTCACGACGCTGCACTTCAAGAAAGAATGTTCAAAGCGCTAGGACTTTCTAAAAAAGATATAGAAGAACAATTTGGTTTTTTTCTAGAAGCATTTCAATACGGTGTTCCGCCTCATGGTGGTATTGCTTTTGGTTTTGATCGCATTATTTCACTGATGCTCAACACTCCTTCCATACGTGATGTGATTGCTTTCCCTAAAAATAATGCTGGAAAAGAACTCATGAGCAATGCTCCTTCCCCTATTTCAGAACGACAACTTAAGGAACTTCATATTGCTATTTCGAATCAAAAAACATAA
- the thrS gene encoding threonine--tRNA ligase, with amino-acid sequence MIRITLPDEKTLEFEVPPTGADIALRLSQKLHNEALAIKVNDEVWDLTRPIPFDAKVCILTWDDDEGKATFWHSSAHLMAEAVEQLFPGVKFGIGPAIENGFYYDIDFQQYQISEADLTSIETRMLELAKQNQTFKRKEVSKHDAINYFTQKNDPYKLELIEDLEDGQITFYESGTFVDLCRGPHLSDTSKIKAVKLLNIAGAYWRGDEKRPMLTRIYGITFPKTSMLEEFLKQLEEAKKRDHRKLGKDLEIFMFSQRVGSGLPLWLPKGAIIRERLEQFLKKIQRRYGYQQVITPHIGQKELYIISGHWEKYGKDSFRPITTPNEGEEFLLKPMNCPHHCEIYANKPRSYRDLPLRLAEFGTVYRYEQSGELHGLTRVRGFTQDDAHIFCTPDQLKDEFKKVIEIVLYIFKTLKFYDYQVQISTHDPNNREKYIGSPENWEKAEKAIIEATQEMNLSAVVVPGEAAFYGPKLDFMVKDAIGRKWQLGTIQVDYNLPERFELEYIGQDNQKHRPVMIHRAPFGSMERFVAVLLEHTAGNFPVWLAPVQVSVLPISEKFVLFAKKVISLLQEENIACELDDRSEKIGKKIRDAELQKIPFMLIVGEKEEKEGKVSVRRHGLGDMGSMKVEDFISFFNNLLQEELMS; translated from the coding sequence ATGATACGAATTACATTACCTGATGAAAAAACACTTGAGTTTGAAGTTCCACCAACTGGTGCAGACATTGCATTAAGATTAAGCCAAAAACTACATAATGAAGCTCTTGCCATTAAAGTAAACGATGAAGTATGGGATCTTACACGTCCTATCCCTTTTGATGCTAAGGTTTGCATTCTCACTTGGGATGATGATGAGGGAAAAGCCACCTTTTGGCATTCATCAGCACACCTCATGGCCGAAGCAGTTGAGCAACTCTTTCCCGGAGTTAAATTTGGGATAGGTCCCGCTATCGAAAACGGTTTTTACTACGATATTGATTTTCAGCAATATCAAATCAGCGAAGCTGATTTGACCAGTATTGAAACTCGAATGCTGGAGCTTGCCAAACAGAATCAAACATTCAAACGCAAAGAAGTAAGCAAGCATGATGCTATCAATTATTTTACTCAAAAAAACGATCCTTACAAATTGGAATTAATAGAGGACTTGGAAGATGGACAAATAACTTTTTATGAATCTGGTACATTTGTAGATCTATGTCGAGGGCCACATTTGTCAGATACCTCTAAAATCAAAGCTGTTAAGTTGCTTAATATTGCTGGTGCTTATTGGCGAGGCGACGAAAAAAGGCCTATGTTAACTAGAATTTACGGTATTACCTTTCCCAAAACTTCCATGCTTGAAGAATTTTTAAAACAATTAGAAGAAGCCAAAAAACGCGACCATAGGAAGCTTGGGAAAGATTTGGAAATTTTCATGTTTAGTCAACGCGTAGGTTCTGGTTTACCACTTTGGCTACCGAAAGGAGCCATCATTCGTGAAAGGTTAGAACAATTTCTTAAAAAAATTCAACGTCGTTATGGTTACCAACAAGTGATCACTCCTCATATTGGGCAGAAAGAGCTATACATCATTTCAGGACATTGGGAAAAATATGGAAAAGATTCTTTCAGACCTATAACAACACCAAATGAAGGAGAAGAATTTCTCCTCAAGCCTATGAACTGTCCTCACCATTGCGAAATTTACGCCAACAAACCCCGCAGTTATAGAGATTTGCCATTACGATTGGCAGAGTTTGGTACTGTATATCGCTACGAACAAAGTGGTGAATTGCATGGGCTCACACGAGTACGTGGTTTTACGCAAGACGATGCCCATATCTTTTGTACCCCTGATCAATTGAAAGATGAATTTAAAAAAGTAATTGAAATAGTTTTATATATTTTTAAAACTTTAAAATTTTATGACTATCAGGTACAAATTTCCACTCATGATCCTAACAACCGTGAGAAATATATCGGTAGTCCGGAGAACTGGGAGAAAGCTGAAAAAGCAATAATTGAGGCAACTCAAGAAATGAACTTATCAGCTGTTGTTGTTCCCGGAGAAGCTGCTTTCTACGGTCCAAAACTAGATTTTATGGTTAAAGACGCCATTGGTCGTAAGTGGCAATTAGGTACTATTCAAGTAGATTATAATCTTCCTGAACGTTTCGAACTTGAATACATTGGACAGGATAATCAAAAGCATCGTCCTGTTATGATTCATCGTGCACCCTTTGGGTCTATGGAGCGTTTCGTTGCTGTGCTTCTCGAACATACCGCAGGAAACTTTCCAGTGTGGTTAGCTCCCGTACAAGTTTCTGTTTTACCTATCAGCGAAAAATTTGTTTTGTTCGCAAAAAAAGTTATATCTTTGCTGCAAGAAGAAAATATTGCCTGTGAATTGGACGACAGATCCGAGAAAATCGGTAAAAAAATACGCGATGCAGAATTGCAAAAAATCCCTTTCATGCTTATTGTGGGAGAAAAGGAAGAAAAAGAAGGAAAAGTATCTGTTCGTCGTCATGGTTTAGGAGATATGGGAAGCATGAAGGTAGAGGATTTCATTTCATTTTTCAACAATCTTCTCCAAGAAGAATTAATGTCATGA
- the infC gene encoding translation initiation factor IF-3 codes for MHRLEDEYRINEEIKAPEVRLVGDNVQNGIYPIKEALRIADELGLDLIEIAPQANPPVCKIQDFSKFIYEKKRKLKEQKAKTVQVTVKEIRLSPNIDDHDFEFKLKHAINFLKEGNKVKVDVFFKGRTILYQDRGEMILLKFADALSEYGKVESLPKLEGKRMIMIIAPRK; via the coding sequence ATTCACAGATTAGAAGATGAATATAGAATCAATGAGGAAATAAAAGCACCAGAGGTGAGACTTGTAGGAGATAATGTTCAGAATGGAATTTACCCTATTAAAGAAGCTCTAAGAATAGCAGATGAGTTAGGCTTGGATCTTATAGAGATTGCTCCACAAGCTAATCCTCCAGTATGCAAAATACAAGATTTCAGTAAATTCATTTATGAAAAAAAGCGTAAGCTCAAGGAACAAAAAGCTAAAACTGTTCAGGTTACTGTTAAAGAAATACGACTTTCTCCTAATATTGATGACCATGATTTCGAATTTAAACTTAAGCATGCCATCAACTTTTTAAAGGAAGGAAATAAAGTGAAAGTGGATGTCTTTTTCAAGGGAAGAACTATTTTATATCAAGATCGTGGTGAAATGATTTTGCTTAAATTTGCAGACGCTTTATCCGAATATGGAAAAGTAGAAAGTCTTCCAAAATTGGAAGGAAAAAGAATGATCATGATTATTGCACCCAGAAAATAA
- the rpmI gene encoding 50S ribosomal protein L35: MPKLKVKSSAKKRFKITGTGKIMRKHAFKSHILTKKEKKRKRNLTYFTVVDKANIPAVKDMLLM, encoded by the coding sequence ATGCCCAAATTAAAAGTAAAGTCAAGTGCTAAGAAACGTTTTAAAATTACAGGTACAGGAAAGATTATGCGCAAGCATGCTTTTAAAAGTCACATCCTGACCAAAAAAGAAAAGAAAAGAAAAAGGAATTTGACGTATTTTACGGTTGTGGATAAAGCTAATATTCCTGCCGTAAAAGACATGTTGTTAATGTAA
- the rplT gene encoding 50S ribosomal protein L20 → MPRAVNHVASRERRKKILKRTRGYWGRNKNVWTVARNRWEKGLTYAYRDRKTKKHNFRRLWIVRINAGVRPFGLSYSEFMGKLQKAQIQLNRKVLADLAMNEPETFKAVVEAVK, encoded by the coding sequence ATGCCAAGGGCAGTTAATCATGTAGCATCGAGGGAAAGAAGAAAAAAAATTCTTAAGCGTACCCGTGGATATTGGGGAAGAAATAAGAACGTCTGGACAGTTGCAAGGAACCGTTGGGAAAAAGGCCTTACTTATGCTTATCGCGACCGAAAAACAAAAAAACATAATTTTCGACGATTGTGGATTGTTCGTATTAATGCAGGTGTTAGACCCTTTGGTCTTTCTTATTCCGAATTTATGGGTAAACTTCAAAAAGCTCAAATTCAACTCAATCGAAAAGTATTGGCTGACCTAGCCATGAATGAACCTGAAACATTTAAAGCCGTTGTCGAAGCTGTAAAATAA
- a CDS encoding glycosyltransferase family 2 protein, giving the protein MPAYNAEKTLQLTYAEIPHDMVDEVILVDDASQDRTIEVAHNLGIRHIIRHEKNKGYGGNQKTCYDRALELGADIIVMLHPDYQYTPKLIPSMIYTIAQGVYPVVFGSRILGNGALKGGMPLYKYVFNRLLTWIQNLIMGKKLSEYHTGFRAYSAEVLKKIPYHLNSDDFVFDNQIIAQIFMAGYDIAEITCPTYYFPDASSINFSRSVRYGLGVLKTAIQYRLHKWKLVKISYLQIK; this is encoded by the coding sequence ATGCCTGCTTATAATGCTGAAAAAACATTACAACTCACTTATGCTGAAATTCCACACGACATGGTGGATGAAGTCATCCTTGTGGATGATGCTAGTCAGGATAGAACCATCGAGGTGGCTCACAACTTGGGCATTCGACATATTATTCGCCATGAAAAAAACAAGGGATATGGAGGGAATCAGAAGACTTGTTACGACAGGGCTCTTGAATTAGGCGCGGATATTATTGTCATGCTTCACCCTGATTACCAATATACGCCCAAACTTATACCCAGCATGATATATACGATAGCCCAGGGAGTTTATCCAGTTGTTTTTGGATCACGTATACTCGGAAACGGTGCCTTAAAAGGGGGTATGCCTTTATACAAATACGTTTTTAATCGCCTTCTTACATGGATTCAAAATCTGATTATGGGGAAAAAACTTTCTGAATATCATACCGGTTTTCGTGCTTACTCGGCAGAGGTACTCAAAAAAATACCATACCATCTCAACAGCGATGATTTCGTATTCGATAATCAAATTATTGCTCAAATTTTCATGGCCGGATATGATATTGCAGAAATAACTTGCCCGACTTATTACTTTCCTGATGCTTCCAGTATAAATTTCTCAAGAAGTGTCCGTTATGGTCTGGGTGTGCTTAAAACTGCGATACAGTATAGACTTCATAAGTGGAAATTAGTTAAGATCTCCTATTTGCAGATTAAATAA
- a CDS encoding DedA family protein translates to MGITEWIVGVAVHLISVTGYVGVFVLMAMESMFFPVPSEAVMPFAGFNISDGTMHWWGVLVASTLGSIVGSSLSYAIGYWGGIPLVKKYGRYFLIEEKHLQLTERFFQKYGAITIFVCRFIPVIRHVVSIPAGTGKMNFLTFIIMTAIGATMWNMFLAWAGFELRQRWSEIMHYSHIVDLIVLAVILLIIAYYAYKIVKSYTKKSYGN, encoded by the coding sequence ATGGGAATTACCGAGTGGATTGTAGGTGTTGCAGTGCATTTGATTTCTGTCACAGGCTACGTAGGAGTATTTGTTTTAATGGCGATGGAAAGTATGTTTTTTCCTGTCCCGAGCGAAGCTGTTATGCCATTTGCTGGTTTCAACATCTCGGACGGAACGATGCACTGGTGGGGGGTTTTGGTTGCTTCAACCTTAGGAAGTATTGTTGGGTCATCCTTAAGTTATGCTATTGGCTATTGGGGTGGAATTCCTCTTGTTAAAAAATACGGACGATATTTTCTGATTGAAGAAAAACACCTCCAACTCACCGAAAGGTTTTTTCAAAAATATGGTGCTATAACCATTTTTGTCTGTCGTTTTATTCCCGTCATTAGGCATGTGGTTTCCATCCCTGCTGGAACGGGCAAGATGAATTTTCTTACTTTTATTATCATGACCGCTATTGGTGCAACCATGTGGAATATGTTCTTGGCATGGGCAGGCTTTGAATTGCGCCAGCGCTGGTCTGAAATTATGCATTACAGCCACATCGTCGATCTTATCGTTCTTGCTGTCATTCTTTTAATCATCGCCTACTATGCGTACAAAATTGTAAAATCATACACGAAAAAATCATATGGAAATTAG
- the pnuC gene encoding nicotinamide riboside transporter PnuC: MNYLHENWFEIVAALLGFVSIYLQIKQHRLYWPVSLVMVIMYIVVYIQAKLFANMLLQCYYAGVSVYGWYYWWRGNPNNKNSSVPASWISKKDLIFYGLFAAGTFIALIYFLNYHTISDVPYLDALTTALSFTATWMLARKKIENWLVWIVADLIYVGLYFYKGLYPTMILFMALCILAVVGYWTWVRDLKLSHEEKKH, encoded by the coding sequence ATGAATTATCTTCATGAAAACTGGTTTGAAATCGTCGCTGCTCTATTAGGTTTTGTTTCGATCTATCTTCAAATCAAACAACATCGCCTATACTGGCCTGTAAGTCTCGTTATGGTCATCATGTACATCGTAGTCTACATTCAAGCAAAACTTTTTGCTAATATGCTTTTACAGTGTTATTACGCAGGAGTTTCTGTTTATGGTTGGTATTATTGGTGGAGAGGAAATCCTAATAACAAGAATTCCTCCGTTCCTGCTAGTTGGATATCTAAAAAAGATTTAATCTTTTATGGTTTGTTCGCTGCGGGGACTTTTATAGCCTTAATTTATTTTCTTAATTACCATACCATCAGTGATGTTCCCTACTTAGATGCACTGACTACTGCTTTGAGTTTTACTGCTACATGGATGTTAGCTAGAAAAAAAATTGAAAATTGGCTTGTTTGGATTGTGGCGGATCTTATTTATGTTGGATTATATTTCTACAAAGGATTGTATCCAACCATGATCCTTTTCATGGCATTATGCATATTAGCTGTAGTTGGATATTGGACGTGGGTTAGAGACTTAAAATTATCCCATGAAGAAAAAAAACATTAA
- a CDS encoding ATP-binding protein: MKKKNIKIAITGPESTGKTSLAQQLAEYYRTIWVPEFAREYLDRLQRPYQYEDILYIAQQQMKLEDEATLKAPLVFLDTELLVTKIWCEFKYGKCHQWILEEIKKRTYDLVLLCYIDIPWEYDPQREHPQQREELWNLYYHQIFEYYESVEIIQGLGYDRLLNAIHAISKRIPMLTKSNR; this comes from the coding sequence ATGAAGAAAAAAAACATTAAGATAGCTATTACAGGTCCCGAAAGTACTGGAAAAACATCACTTGCCCAACAATTGGCAGAATACTATCGTACAATATGGGTACCTGAATTTGCACGTGAATACCTGGACCGCCTCCAACGCCCTTATCAATACGAAGATATCCTTTACATTGCCCAACAGCAAATGAAGTTAGAAGATGAAGCTACCCTCAAAGCACCTCTTGTTTTTCTTGATACTGAGCTACTTGTAACGAAAATTTGGTGTGAATTTAAATATGGAAAATGCCATCAGTGGATCTTAGAAGAAATAAAAAAAAGAACATACGATCTCGTTTTATTGTGTTACATCGATATCCCGTGGGAATACGATCCGCAGCGAGAACACCCTCAACAACGAGAAGAACTATGGAATCTATATTACCATCAGATCTTTGAATACTACGAATCAGTTGAAATCATTCAAGGGCTCGGTTATGATCGTTTGCTTAATGCAATCCATGCTATCAGTAAAAGAATTCCTATGCTTACTAAATCGAATCGATAA